Proteins from one Mucilaginibacter jinjuensis genomic window:
- a CDS encoding carboxypeptidase regulatory-like domain-containing protein, whose amino-acid sequence MAYQNFTLLKKYFYLLLFFVLTHLSVFAQHDSIPLNTIIERAAKVNNEHPVEKVYLHLDKPYYAVGDTILFKAYLTMDFHSPSEISKVLNVELVNSRDSVVEELKLPVANGTAFGNIILSGVNYKQGNYRLRAYTQWMLNFNTSYMFDKVITVGSALNKDVNADVSFSGNLSDKNSKLGARVLYRGTDGAILPNKKVDWRIEKNGDIIVKGRGTTDAKGYLNLAIITNKREDISGGLLITSIETEKTKTAGSVFPLKNAFNASDVQFFPEGGSLLADMQSQIAFKAIQGNGLGIDVKGTVVDGQGKEIVNFSSQHLGMGKFSFTPQNNTAYTAKVEFADGSKGTYNLPRVSAEGISLAVNNANPHTLILQIASSQAFFQKNKNKVFYIVAKNGGFVTFAAQSALTEQTTTAAIPKSKFKSGVLEVTLLSSSGEPLSERLVFINRDDNLNIALTPDKPSYLTRQKVTLNVGAKLADKPAEGSFSVAVVDETKVPFSEDAATTILSNMLLTSDVSGYVEQPNYYFIKPDIKKVDDLDVLMMSQGFRQFDFTDILSGKIKPVRFGAEQGIVLSGTLRKFNGMPVFKGAVRLIIPDKNYSAETTTNADGEFAFQNVVFADSSQVTISARNNLDSKNMKITMNTGFYPTIGKSENYADEIINIDSTLNTYVKNSGKQYQFNQVLKEVVIKASTVKKVTHQDYSGLSGLSAFADHEVNPEQLTGCNNFLMCLTTALVGITYRDNNFYITRDYNQGNKNPVQFYVKGMPVDVSYLNSINPKEVDGIEIFNSDGFSGINKMNNTNGVVSINMKEAPKGQKISADELKKLFPDQNVINFTPKGYAKVRQFYLPKYDVSQQQKASDLRTTIYWNPNVFTDKAGNAVLNFYNADGRGTYKAIIEGFDKDGNIGRTVVRYTVK is encoded by the coding sequence ATGGCGTATCAAAATTTTACTCTGTTGAAAAAATATTTCTACCTGCTGCTGTTTTTTGTACTTACACACCTGTCGGTTTTTGCACAACATGATAGTATTCCGTTGAATACCATTATTGAAAGGGCGGCCAAAGTTAATAATGAGCACCCCGTTGAGAAGGTTTACCTGCATTTAGATAAACCATACTATGCTGTGGGCGATACGATTTTGTTTAAGGCTTATTTAACGATGGATTTTCATTCACCATCAGAAATAAGTAAGGTGCTTAATGTTGAGCTGGTCAACTCGCGTGACTCTGTGGTTGAAGAGTTAAAACTGCCTGTTGCCAATGGCACTGCCTTCGGTAACATTATATTATCGGGGGTTAATTACAAGCAAGGCAATTATCGTTTGCGTGCCTACACCCAGTGGATGCTCAACTTCAATACATCGTACATGTTTGATAAGGTTATCACCGTGGGTAGCGCACTTAATAAGGATGTAAATGCCGATGTATCTTTTTCTGGAAACCTAAGCGATAAAAACTCGAAGTTAGGGGCACGTGTACTTTATCGCGGTACCGACGGTGCTATACTACCCAACAAAAAGGTAGACTGGCGGATAGAAAAGAACGGCGATATTATAGTAAAAGGTCGTGGTACAACCGATGCTAAGGGATACCTTAACCTGGCTATTATAACCAACAAACGCGAAGATATAAGCGGCGGCTTACTGATTACCAGTATCGAGACTGAAAAAACAAAAACGGCCGGAAGCGTATTCCCGCTGAAAAATGCATTTAACGCCTCGGACGTTCAGTTTTTCCCCGAGGGTGGATCTTTACTGGCCGATATGCAATCGCAAATTGCATTTAAAGCCATACAAGGTAACGGGCTTGGTATTGATGTTAAAGGTACCGTTGTTGACGGGCAGGGAAAAGAGATCGTGAATTTCAGTTCGCAGCATTTAGGTATGGGTAAATTTAGCTTTACCCCGCAAAACAATACGGCCTATACAGCCAAAGTAGAGTTTGCTGATGGCAGCAAAGGAACCTATAACTTGCCCCGCGTATCGGCAGAGGGTATAAGCCTGGCCGTAAATAATGCCAACCCGCATACGCTTATTTTGCAGATTGCGTCGAGCCAGGCATTCTTCCAAAAAAACAAGAACAAGGTGTTTTATATAGTAGCCAAAAATGGTGGCTTTGTAACCTTTGCGGCGCAATCTGCCCTTACAGAACAAACAACTACGGCCGCTATACCTAAAAGTAAATTTAAATCGGGCGTGTTAGAGGTAACCCTGCTATCCTCATCGGGCGAACCGTTAAGCGAGCGCCTGGTATTTATTAACCGCGATGATAACCTGAACATTGCTTTAACACCCGATAAGCCATCATATTTAACCCGCCAGAAAGTAACCTTAAATGTAGGTGCTAAACTAGCTGATAAACCGGCCGAGGGCAGTTTCTCTGTTGCGGTTGTTGATGAAACTAAAGTCCCTTTCTCTGAAGATGCGGCTACTACTATTTTAAGTAATATGTTGCTTACCAGTGATGTGAGCGGCTACGTTGAACAGCCTAACTATTATTTTATTAAACCCGATATTAAAAAGGTTGATGACCTCGACGTTTTAATGATGAGCCAGGGTTTCCGGCAGTTTGATTTTACCGATATTTTGAGCGGCAAAATCAAACCTGTCAGGTTCGGTGCCGAGCAGGGCATTGTGCTGTCGGGCACGCTGCGTAAGTTTAATGGTATGCCTGTATTTAAGGGCGCAGTGCGGTTGATTATCCCCGACAAAAATTATTCGGCAGAAACCACTACCAATGCCGATGGCGAGTTTGCGTTTCAGAATGTGGTATTCGCAGATTCATCGCAGGTTACCATCAGTGCACGTAATAACTTGGATTCTAAGAACATGAAGATTACCATGAATACGGGTTTTTACCCTACCATTGGTAAGTCTGAGAATTATGCCGACGAGATCATTAATATAGACAGTACCTTAAATACTTATGTTAAAAACAGCGGGAAACAGTACCAGTTTAACCAGGTGCTGAAAGAAGTTGTGATTAAGGCTTCGACAGTAAAAAAGGTTACCCACCAGGATTATTCGGGACTTTCGGGCTTAAGTGCATTTGCAGACCACGAAGTGAACCCCGAACAGCTAACAGGATGTAATAACTTTTTAATGTGTTTAACAACTGCGCTTGTAGGTATCACTTATCGCGATAACAACTTCTATATAACGCGCGATTATAACCAGGGCAATAAAAACCCGGTGCAGTTTTATGTTAAGGGTATGCCGGTTGATGTGAGCTACTTAAACAGCATTAACCCTAAAGAGGTTGATGGGATTGAGATATTCAACAGCGATGGTTTTTCGGGCATCAACAAAATGAACAATACCAATGGTGTTGTATCCATTAACATGAAAGAGGCACCTAAAGGCCAAAAGATTAGTGCTGACGAACTTAAAAAATTATTCCCCGATCAAAACGTAATTAACTTTACGCCTAAAGGTTATGCCAAAGTACGCCAGTTCTATTTGCCAAAGTATGATGTAAGCCAGCAACAAAAAGCCAGCGACTTACGCACCACCATTTACTGGAACCCGAATGTGTTTACCGATAAAGCCGGTAATGCCGTACTTAACTTTTACAATGCCGATGGCCGCGGTACCTACAAAGCCATTATTGAGGGTTTTGATAAAGACGGAAATATAGGCCGTACCGTTGTACGGTATACGGTTAAATAA
- a CDS encoding acetyl-CoA carboxylase carboxyltransferase subunit alpha, with protein sequence MKITFDFEKPLSDLQGQIEKVKQVEDKTQVDMSATLTELEEKFETTKKQIYSNLNGWQRVQISRHPERPYTLQYLELMCDDFIELHGDRTIGDDKAIIGGWGSIGGHTAMFIGHQKGRNTKERQYRNFGMANPEGYRKALRLMKMAEKFNKPVITLIDTPGAFPGLEAEERGQGEAIARNLLEMSILRVPVICVVIGEGASGGALGIGIGDKVMMLENSWYSVISPENCSTILWKTWDYKERAAEALKLASPEMLKNKLIDGIIKEPLGGAHQDPIAMASTLKKQLLKDMKALQERNIDELVTERIDKFCSMGVVIEGEATPEA encoded by the coding sequence ATGAAGATTACGTTTGATTTTGAAAAACCGCTTTCGGACCTGCAAGGGCAGATTGAAAAAGTAAAGCAGGTTGAAGATAAAACCCAGGTGGATATGTCGGCTACGCTGACTGAGCTGGAAGAGAAATTTGAGACTACTAAAAAACAAATATATAGCAACCTTAACGGCTGGCAGCGTGTACAAATCTCACGTCACCCCGAGCGCCCGTATACCTTACAGTACCTGGAGCTGATGTGCGATGATTTTATCGAATTGCATGGCGACCGTACCATAGGCGATGATAAAGCCATTATTGGTGGCTGGGGTTCTATCGGCGGTCATACCGCTATGTTTATTGGCCACCAGAAAGGCCGTAACACCAAAGAGCGCCAGTACCGTAACTTCGGTATGGCTAACCCCGAAGGTTACCGTAAAGCTTTAAGGCTGATGAAAATGGCCGAGAAGTTTAACAAGCCGGTTATTACGTTGATCGATACCCCGGGAGCTTTCCCAGGCCTTGAGGCTGAGGAACGCGGCCAAGGTGAGGCTATTGCCCGCAACTTGTTAGAGATGTCGATACTGCGTGTACCTGTTATCTGCGTTGTAATTGGCGAAGGTGCATCGGGCGGTGCATTGGGTATTGGTATTGGCGATAAGGTGATGATGCTCGAGAACTCATGGTATTCGGTAATTTCGCCAGAAAACTGCTCAACCATCCTTTGGAAAACATGGGATTACAAAGAGCGTGCTGCCGAAGCCCTGAAACTGGCATCACCAGAAATGTTGAAGAACAAATTGATTGATGGTATTATTAAAGAACCACTTGGCGGCGCACACCAGGACCCGATTGCCATGGCATCGACCCTGAAAAAGCAATTGCTAAAAGACATGAAAGCCCTGCAGGAAAGAAACATCGATGAGCTGGTAACAGAGCGTATCGATAAATTCTGCTCAATGGGGGTAGTGATTGAAGGCGAAGCAACGCCAGAGGCGTAA
- a CDS encoding DUF2723 domain-containing protein: MNYNKINNLFGWIAFVIASLTYILTLEPSASFWDCGEFIACIYRLQVAHQPGAPLFTMIGKAFSLLSMGNIHQVAYWTNVGSALASGATILFLFWSITALARKILTKYNEEVSPLNTILIIGAGLVGALAYTWSDTFWFSAVESEVYAQSSLCTAIVFWAILKWDAHADEQGADRWLVFIAYVMGLSIGVHLLNLLVMPAIALVIYFRRADKVTAKGTVWAFILGVVALALVLWGIIQYTVKGAAYADLLFVNSLGFGFGSGAVVFYILLLAGIVLGIYYTVKPSTPIIIASAICFILLLSISAGIIGFIASVALIALLEYVVHIRNKRFILNTVLICTLFILLGYSSFVMIIIRAKASTNLNNSDPQDAFALNSYLNRDQYGDTPLMYGQYFDSKPVDQTEGQTLYRRGKTKYEVAGKKISQVYDRNTIFPRVFSQANGDPEFYRQWLHLGQQESPTLVHNLAFFFSWQINQMYTRYFLWNFVGRTNEMDGQNDSNGTDGNWISGWNFGKKLPYAVTHSNSYNRLFALPLIIGLLGLWFHFKRNQRDAGVVAVLFFMTGLAIVLYLNQDPLQPRERDYAYAGSFYAFAIWIGLGVLAIAQFLSKKLNATTSAYIATGACLLAAPILMANQEWNDHDRSTKYTPRDMATNYLESCAPNAILFTYGDNDTYPLWYAQEVENIRPDVRIVNLSLLGTDWYIRQMKQKMNESAPLPITMPNEKFEAGVRDVIYFNDKNISTPVELKEVFDFMTSDDPQTKVEYQSGESANYLPTKNFKLTINADSLIKTGTATEADRARILPEMDWKYASNYVTKDNLAMIDILAHNNWKRPVYFAITVGSENLMGLDKYLYNEGFANRLLPFKADTTVAPGEAANTLKMYNNMMTKFKWGNMKNARYLDHESLTMFYPIILKQFIMLTDHLVQDGHQEMAKNVLKKYDDVMPNLYPYTEVAARKYYIIEDAYKIGEAQLGNKWANEVDDYILDILSYNANLIQNNSDGIQFHDVQLSMSILNGLVSMTKDFHQTALSAKYSAQLKEYEGKLGSILRQQQQ, from the coding sequence ATGAATTATAATAAAATCAACAATCTGTTCGGCTGGATTGCCTTTGTCATAGCCTCATTAACTTACATTTTAACACTTGAGCCATCTGCAAGTTTTTGGGATTGCGGCGAGTTTATTGCCTGTATCTATCGTTTACAGGTAGCCCACCAACCGGGCGCTCCCTTATTTACCATGATAGGTAAAGCGTTTTCGCTGCTATCAATGGGCAATATACACCAGGTAGCCTACTGGACAAACGTTGGTTCTGCACTCGCCAGCGGTGCTACTATCCTGTTCCTTTTCTGGAGCATCACCGCCCTGGCCCGCAAAATATTAACCAAATACAACGAAGAAGTTAGCCCGCTTAATACGATATTAATTATAGGCGCAGGTTTAGTTGGCGCTTTAGCTTATACCTGGTCTGATACCTTCTGGTTCTCGGCTGTTGAGTCTGAGGTTTACGCACAATCATCATTATGTACCGCCATCGTATTTTGGGCTATCCTGAAATGGGACGCACATGCAGACGAGCAGGGTGCCGACAGATGGTTGGTATTCATCGCTTATGTAATGGGTTTATCAATCGGCGTTCACTTGTTGAACTTGCTGGTTATGCCTGCCATTGCACTGGTAATTTACTTCCGCCGTGCCGATAAGGTTACTGCAAAAGGTACTGTTTGGGCATTTATACTGGGTGTTGTAGCATTAGCATTAGTATTATGGGGTATTATCCAATACACAGTTAAAGGTGCAGCTTACGCCGATCTATTATTTGTAAACTCATTAGGCTTCGGTTTCGGCAGCGGTGCAGTAGTATTCTATATATTATTATTAGCCGGTATTGTATTAGGCATTTACTATACAGTTAAGCCTTCTACTCCAATCATTATCGCTTCTGCCATTTGCTTTATATTGTTACTGTCAATCAGTGCCGGTATTATTGGCTTTATAGCTTCGGTAGCGTTAATCGCTTTGTTAGAGTATGTGGTACATATCCGCAACAAGCGTTTTATCCTGAATACGGTATTAATATGTACGCTGTTTATTTTACTGGGTTATAGCTCTTTTGTGATGATCATCATCCGCGCTAAAGCAAGCACAAACTTAAACAACAGTGATCCGCAGGATGCCTTTGCTTTAAACAGCTACTTAAACCGCGACCAGTATGGTGATACACCTTTAATGTATGGCCAGTATTTTGACTCTAAACCGGTTGACCAAACCGAAGGTCAAACTTTATATCGCCGTGGTAAAACCAAATACGAGGTTGCCGGTAAAAAAATATCACAGGTTTACGATCGTAATACCATTTTCCCACGTGTATTCAGCCAGGCAAACGGCGACCCTGAGTTTTACCGCCAGTGGTTACACCTTGGTCAGCAGGAAAGCCCAACGCTGGTGCATAACCTGGCCTTCTTCTTCAGCTGGCAGATAAACCAGATGTATACCCGTTATTTTTTATGGAACTTTGTAGGCCGTACCAATGAAATGGACGGACAAAATGATAGCAACGGCACCGATGGTAACTGGATCAGCGGCTGGAACTTCGGCAAGAAATTACCTTATGCTGTTACCCATAGTAACTCATACAACCGCCTATTTGCCTTACCATTAATTATAGGTTTACTGGGTTTATGGTTCCACTTTAAACGCAACCAGCGCGATGCCGGTGTGGTTGCCGTATTATTCTTTATGACAGGTTTGGCCATTGTGCTTTACCTAAATCAGGATCCACTACAGCCACGTGAGCGTGATTATGCTTATGCAGGTTCGTTCTACGCCTTTGCCATCTGGATAGGTTTAGGCGTATTGGCTATTGCCCAGTTCCTGAGCAAAAAACTGAATGCTACCACCAGTGCTTACATTGCAACCGGTGCCTGCTTATTGGCAGCGCCAATATTAATGGCTAACCAGGAATGGAACGACCACGATCGCTCAACCAAATACACGCCGCGTGATATGGCGACCAACTACCTGGAATCGTGCGCGCCGAATGCGATTCTATTCACTTATGGTGATAACGATACTTACCCGCTGTGGTATGCACAGGAGGTTGAAAACATCCGCCCGGATGTACGTATCGTAAACTTAAGCTTACTGGGTACCGACTGGTATATCCGCCAGATGAAGCAAAAAATGAATGAATCGGCTCCATTGCCTATCACCATGCCGAATGAGAAATTTGAGGCTGGTGTGCGCGATGTGATCTATTTCAACGATAAAAACATCTCTACCCCGGTTGAGCTGAAAGAAGTATTCGACTTTATGACTTCTGATGATCCGCAAACCAAGGTTGAATACCAAAGCGGTGAATCTGCGAACTATCTGCCAACCAAAAACTTTAAGCTGACTATCAACGCTGATAGCCTGATTAAAACCGGTACTGCAACAGAAGCCGACAGGGCACGCATCCTACCGGAAATGGATTGGAAATACGCATCAAACTATGTGACCAAGGATAACCTGGCCATGATTGATATATTGGCGCACAACAACTGGAAACGCCCTGTATACTTCGCCATCACTGTAGGTAGCGAAAACCTGATGGGCTTAGATAAATACCTTTACAACGAAGGTTTTGCTAACCGCCTGTTACCGTTTAAAGCTGATACTACCGTTGCACCGGGCGAAGCTGCCAATACATTAAAAATGTACAACAACATGATGACCAAGTTTAAATGGGGTAACATGAAAAATGCCCGTTACCTGGATCATGAATCGTTAACGATGTTTTACCCTATTATCCTGAAACAGTTTATCATGTTAACAGATCATTTGGTACAGGATGGCCACCAGGAAATGGCTAAAAACGTATTGAAAAAATACGATGATGTAATGCCTAACCTTTATCCTTACACTGAGGTTGCTGCACGTAAGTATTACATTATTGAAGATGCTTACAAAATAGGCGAAGCTCAGTTAGGCAATAAATGGGCAAATGAAGTTGATGATTACATCCTCGATATTCTGTCGTACAATGCCAACCTGATACAAAATAATTCAGATGGTATCCAGTTCCATGATGTACAGTTATCAATGTCGATCCTGAACGGATTGGTATCCATGACCAAAGACTTCCATCAAACTGCACTAAGCGCCAAATACAGCGCCCAGTTAAAAGAGTACGAAGGCAAATTAGGCTCGATACTTAGGCAACAACAACAATAA
- a CDS encoding ribose-phosphate pyrophosphokinase: MPQQFNPVKLFSGSATVSLSNKIADAYGRELGDVVISRFSDGEFQPHFNESVRGCDVFLIQSTNQPTDNLMELLMMIDAARRASSHYVTAVIPYFGLARQDRKDKPRVAIGAKLVANLLVAAGINRIMTMDLHAAQIQGFFDIPVDHLDASIIFVPYIKSLGLENLTIASPDMGGSYRARSFAKFFNAEVVICDKRRKRANEIESMTIIGDVTGQDIVLIDDICDTAGTLAKAAGLIMERGARSVRAVCTHPVLSGKAYETIENSALTELIVTDTIPLKHESEKIRVLSTADLFAKAIANVNEHGSISQLFVI, translated from the coding sequence ATGCCTCAACAATTTAATCCGGTTAAATTATTCTCAGGATCAGCCACAGTAAGTCTGTCTAATAAAATAGCTGATGCTTACGGTCGCGAATTAGGTGATGTAGTTATATCACGTTTTAGCGACGGCGAATTTCAACCACACTTTAATGAATCTGTAAGGGGATGCGATGTGTTCCTGATCCAGTCTACCAACCAGCCTACCGATAACTTAATGGAATTATTGATGATGATTGATGCCGCGCGCCGTGCTTCATCACATTATGTAACCGCAGTTATCCCTTATTTTGGGTTGGCGCGTCAGGATCGTAAAGATAAACCACGTGTGGCCATCGGTGCTAAATTGGTAGCTAACTTGTTAGTTGCAGCAGGTATTAACCGTATTATGACTATGGATTTGCACGCAGCGCAAATTCAGGGCTTTTTCGATATCCCGGTTGATCACCTGGATGCATCGATCATATTTGTACCTTATATAAAGAGCCTCGGCTTAGAGAACCTCACCATTGCTTCGCCGGATATGGGCGGATCATACAGGGCCCGCAGTTTTGCAAAGTTCTTTAATGCAGAGGTTGTAATTTGTGATAAACGCCGTAAGCGTGCCAATGAAATTGAGTCGATGACTATTATTGGTGATGTAACAGGCCAGGATATCGTGCTGATTGATGATATCTGCGATACCGCAGGTACATTGGCAAAAGCAGCCGGATTAATTATGGAGCGTGGCGCACGCAGTGTAAGAGCTGTTTGTACACACCCGGTATTATCAGGTAAAGCTTATGAAACGATAGAAAATTCGGCTTTAACAGAGTTGATCGTAACAGATACAATTCCGTTGAAACACGAGAGCGAAAAGATCCGCGTATTATCAACTGCAGATTTATTTGCCAAAGCAATAGCAAACGTTAACGAACACGGCTCGATAAGCCAGTTGTTTGTTATTTAA
- a CDS encoding 50S ribosomal protein L25/general stress protein Ctc encodes MNSVAISGSPRENVGKRDAKELRYQGLVPAVLYGGATQTHLAVSIADLKPVIFTPEVNFIDLTVGGVTTSAIIKDMQFHPLTEQLLHVDFLQLDQNKPVTIEIPIRLTGTSPGVKMGGKLVQKLRKLRVKALPKDHINNIDVSIEGLEVGKSVRVGEISVANLTITNAAEDTIVSVTTSRALRQAEQEAGKK; translated from the coding sequence ATGAATTCAGTTGCTATTAGCGGTTCTCCAAGAGAGAACGTAGGGAAACGCGATGCCAAAGAGCTGCGCTACCAGGGTCTGGTACCTGCAGTACTTTACGGAGGTGCTACACAAACTCACCTTGCAGTATCTATTGCTGACTTAAAACCGGTAATTTTTACTCCAGAGGTTAACTTTATTGATTTAACTGTTGGTGGTGTTACCACTTCAGCTATCATCAAAGACATGCAATTTCATCCATTAACAGAACAACTTTTACACGTTGATTTTCTGCAATTGGATCAAAACAAACCAGTTACTATCGAAATCCCAATCCGTTTAACCGGTACTTCACCAGGTGTTAAAATGGGTGGTAAATTGGTACAAAAACTGCGCAAACTGCGTGTTAAAGCTTTACCTAAAGATCACATCAACAACATTGATGTTAGCATCGAAGGTTTAGAAGTAGGTAAATCAGTACGTGTAGGCGAAATTAGCGTTGCTAACTTAACCATCACTAATGCTGCTGAAGATACTATCGTATCTGTAACTACTTCACGTGCATTACGTCAGGCAGAGCAAGAAGCTGGCAAGAAATAA
- the pth gene encoding aminoacyl-tRNA hydrolase, with translation MKYLIVGLGNIGPEYADTRHNIGFMILDELAKQESLKFYNMRHAYYTEYSYKGRMLHLIKPTTYMNLSGKALNHWMKELKIPQENVLVLVDDIALPLGTLRLKPKGSAAGHNGLKHIELTLGNNNYARLRFGVSDNYPKGRQVDYVLSGFDDDEKPELPALIDRSIEMIKAFATIGTELTMTKFNK, from the coding sequence ATGAAGTATTTAATAGTAGGTTTAGGCAACATTGGCCCGGAGTATGCAGATACGCGCCATAACATCGGTTTTATGATATTGGACGAACTGGCCAAACAAGAAAGCCTGAAGTTTTATAACATGCGCCATGCCTATTATACCGAATATTCATACAAAGGCCGCATGCTTCATTTGATAAAACCTACCACTTACATGAACCTCAGCGGAAAAGCACTGAATCATTGGATGAAGGAGCTTAAGATCCCGCAGGAAAACGTATTGGTTTTGGTTGATGATATTGCTTTGCCATTAGGCACCCTTCGCTTAAAGCCCAAGGGCAGCGCTGCCGGGCATAACGGCTTAAAGCATATTGAACTTACTTTGGGCAATAACAATTACGCCCGACTGCGTTTTGGTGTGAGCGATAATTACCCCAAAGGCCGCCAGGTTGATTATGTGCTGAGTGGTTTTGATGATGATGAGAAACCAGAACTACCTGCATTGATTGATCGCTCTATCGAAATGATCAAAGCCTTTGCTACCATCGGTACCGAGCTTACCATGACTAAGTTTAATAAATAG